A window from Montipora capricornis isolate CH-2021 chromosome 7, ASM3666992v2, whole genome shotgun sequence encodes these proteins:
- the LOC138056752 gene encoding uncharacterized protein isoform X1 has protein sequence MLLNNSSELKDCVFIEGLRISSKIKISDVRDYFQERVGECVVQMTSLSKDKDGFFVVLKFKTAAIAESVLERYHGKYIFGNRVALSYWRAPRNRHSRSLRPQKRDWSPEKTELCDGHRNNTRYSRGTNSLTEQSKSREILANEDNSSRCDYQDHSFVKIYDEREKLGHETECLLEPWEDDNPGEGYNKDNWDYYDFDYAGGSTDLSERKYEGDEDSWYQHSHSAREECEINDSTAYVNEMDSILYKTPYPEADGDSEFCREPYLDRLREECYDMYPEQTVHRTEDDCARKRYSDAEHNSLGSQNNIQGDFLEKFPSYEQTNQWPHWEGLSRGSPPRRTVSDPEAPRDTYDQFLQEKEMTEERYSWNKSTDESSRNTRTSSGERPASDEWVNQSNEGRGYRGVPGKNFGLSDYHSMTDLARNRSLSPRPQSSRTLLERTCSDNDNNKDGVRRSHSPAANRLTSVFVSHRSSSSELSSDYSRYDSSPHRDIPSYSCNKRRSATTQRAIYNHTTSKRHIHAEQRKKDIKRLSRRREGSLRHSLMLNQQRRHFSSHLRGNIREKGTRHASLERKKRNSSGDFKNSTKSHRSTESSSPPSVSRRKRNHDDDDDDEKSKKDVSTAKKRRKTNHRPVDQSETSSRKSENTRKVGMKTTNKGKRQSCEKQKRDIAKPTDKESEKSNTRRTDRLLSDLAASLAEDNISLKRPDPSPVVSKESSLDGVVFYKGKGSKGAESPFPLSKDDSVNHIKRDTEEASQGNVSVNMDTTTVLGVSSLEGNSVEDVEVSKECHDSVKLPRENLLDEKQGTPSAEGVLVTVNPSSQDCFLTAGDKDGAFVKDQIERFDNADLSAIEASNNRSDMTFVTQLEEANREDENFHVDMEFSSDDTSPNGVPTGEMFRFPNKFNNTGNCVGKDIVLTYNGSGLLKTEVSEYVVDTVCNESDNRKGITGRKTEGKCVFTVSNDEIENRTCTEADGRKNLARVELSTNDIRRESYERNASHAMDNAQGFGANSQNTGTTEHRSENDKKHVRDTVKDAHRVGTNNAYVFSTCSGRVVDHSLLANDLEHVDMEISDEEQLEDTGNSTACFSAEDKGKFHDASTPYSAHSSSTWKSNGCHVLTPPKDESSPYSPSHPTNASEGDLEHSNPVKQLCYDEESTGRGDISEARKDDNCATSKVRNDSKTITTVSQQVTFGDDSVSTTISNKISRLSVLEYTHLRPLSLTKQAHHQAITYGNCVEGHVGITGACVDAVPTNNDVRDTSNPRKTEGSPSRTPEPSLNEPAITYSTNSKTVSQSSCLGEPVGKHTKFEERSGCDLMHSERLTVPETKERYVEKTAGHYIRPLLTESFDSHDATLTHTNEATKGDARDETCNVNAESEVNSVGRRATAGKRLYGIDPGALDSVDTSTDIDAEVIDSTDYQKGEQHELGGRIAIPSVHNNPLVTDCAPSNCRNTRNKDCNLGTKAMNSPSSIRRDENDTCTFLRSSSVASTEANQIPSRDFEKTVGKAINSNTVERNYREVSSPSIPSIREKENSVSKALWPEGQKESHCSYAAGDAKAVSKHVNCGPDKIEMTSDVEGKRPSSSGLSISVYQDSGKQSSLLQNSGKIDIAVNDDKRVKNQCHVDKQSIDNTRLGDTNEGVQMPTNLPLPVSGERPRVRVSSIRASRPCKARSKPPKLIIPGKKMAERESHGPGETSKRVSTSAFASTNLELDHGIEGYSPYETDSVAPEEFKGIKANNELSSKSSSSNDAKEGQLWQSDVNPTATRNMSVLLTPLTETVDNTSTENQRGKGVSMDNKWTDKGNKSEWIENKVEQLRKKKEQIEQVYRKDCQTVVSVVKMLVSKDPRLEGVLQNAVRRSLQDMGQRCVQELEREYRPVS, from the exons ATGCTCCTCAATAACTCTTCAGAACTGAAAGATTGTGTATTCATCGAAGGGCTACGAATAAGCTCGAAAATAAAAATCTCAGATGTGAG GGATTACTTTCAAGAAAGAGTAGGAGAATGTGTTGTACAAATGACTTCTCTCTCCAAGGACAAAGACGGCTTCTTCGTTGTACTTAAGTTTAAAACTGCAGCCATCGCTGAGAGTGTTTTGGAAAG ATACCATGGAAAGTACATTTTTGGAAACAGAGTGGCATTAAGTTATTGGAGAGCTCCAAGGAATAGACACTCAAGAAGTTTAAGGCCGCAGAAGCGTGATTGGTCCCCTGAGAAAACAGAACTTTGTGACGGTCACAGAAATAACACAAGATACTCCAGAGGCACGAATTCACTGACTGAACAGTCAAAATCAAGAGAAATTTTGGCTAATGAAGACAACAGTAGTCGGTGTGATTATCAAGATCACAGTTTTGTGAAGATATATGATGAAAGAGAGAAATTGGGCCATGAAACAGAATGTTTACTAGAACCTTGGGAAGATGATAACCCTGGGGAAGGATATAACAAAGATAACTGGGATTATTATGATTTTGATTATGCTGGTGGAAGCACAGATCTCTctgaaagaaaatatgaaggAGACGAG GATTCCTGGTATCAGCACAGCCACAGTGCAAGAGAAGAATGTGAAATTAATGATAGTACAGCCTATGTAAATGAAATGGACAGCATATTGTACAAGACCCCTTATCCTGAAGCTGATGGTGACAGTGAGTTTTGCAGAGAACCATATCTGGACAGATTGAGGGAAGAGTGTTATGATATGTACCCTGAACAAACAGTCCATAGAACCGAGGATGACTGTGCAAGGAAGCGGTACAGTGATGCAGAACACAATTCACTAGGCTCtcaaaacaatattcaag GGGATTTTTTAGAGAAGTTTCCATCCTATGAACAGACGAATCAATGGCCACATTGGGAAGGTCTTTCCCGTGGTAGCCCCCCAAGGAGGACCGTTTCTGATCCTGAAGCTCCTCGTGACACGTATGACCAGTTTTTACAGGAAAAGGAGATGACAGAAGAAAGATACAGCTGGAACAAGAGCACAGATGAATCTTCCAGAAACACTAGAACTTCGTCTGGTGAAAGACCCGCATCAGATGAATGGGTGAATCAGAGTAATGAAGGAAGAGGGTACCGTGGCGTCCCTGGAAAGAATTTCGGGTTGTCAGACTACCACAGTATGACTGACTTGGCCAGGAACCGGAGcctttcccctcgacctcaaagCAGCAGAACACTCTTGGAGAGAACATGCAGtgacaatgacaacaacaaggatGGTGTTCGCCGCAGTCATTCGCCTGCAGCAAATAGACTCACTTCGGTTTTTGTTAGCCACAGGAGTTCATCAAGTGAGCTAAGCTCTGATTATTCACGTTATGATTCATCTCCACATAGGGATATCCCAAGTTATTCTTGTAATAAGCGGAGGTCAGCAACAACGCAAAGAGCAATTTACAACCATACGACAAGTAAAAGACACATTCATGCAGAACAACGTAAGAAAGACATTAAGCGCCTAAGCAGAAGAAGAGAGGGCAGTCTTCGCCATTCTTTGATGTTGAACCAACAGAGGAGACACTTTTCATCACACCTAAGGGGCAACATAAGGGAAAAGGGAACAAGGCATGCTTCGTTAGAAAGGAAGAAGAGAAATTCCTCGGGTGACTTCAAGAATTCAACGAAGTCGCATAGGTCTACTGAGTCCAGTTCCCCACCTTCGGTTAGTCGAAGGAAGCgaaatcatgatgatgatgatgatgatgagaagAGCAAGAAAGATGTttcaacagcaaaaaaga GAAGGAAGACCAATCATCGACCTGTTGATCAGTCTGAGACTTCAAGCCGAAAAAGTGAAAATACGCGGAAAGTGGGGATGAAGACAACAAATAAGGGAAAGAGGCAGTCTTGTGAGAAACAGAAGAGAGACATAGCCAAG CCTACAGACAAAGAATCGGAAAAATCCAACACAAGAAGAACGGATCGTCTTTTAAGTGATCTTGCTGCGTCTTTAGCAGAAGATAATATTTCATTGAAGAGACCTGACCCAAGCCCAGTTGTTTCAAAAGAGAGTTCACTGGACGGTGTTGTCTTTTACAAAGGAAAGGGTTCAAAAGGCGCAGAAAGTCCTTTTCCTTTATCAAAGGATGACAGCGTGAACCATATAAAACGGGATACTGAGGAGGCATCTCAAGGGAATGTCTCAGTTAACATGGACACAACGACTGTGTTGGGAGTTTCTTCACTCGAAGGCAATTCAGTTGAAGACGTAGAAGTTTCCAAGGAATGTCATGACAGCGTTAAGTTGCCCCGGGAGAATTTATTGGATGAAAAGCAAGGCACACCTTCTGCTGAAGGTGTACTGGTAACTGTAAACCCTTCCTCACAAGATTGCTTCTTAACCGCTGGTGACAAGGACGGTGCTTTTGTGAAAGACCAGATAGAGAGGTTTGATAATGCGGATTTAAGTGCAATTGAAGCTTCAAATAACAGAAGTGATATGACCTTTGTTACGCAACTGGAAGAAGCCAACAGAGAAGACGAAAATTTCCACGTTGATATGGAATTCTCCTCTGATGATACATCGCCAAATGGTGTGCCCACGGGAGAAATGTTTCGTTTTCCAAACAAGTTCAATAACACTGGAAACTGCGTAGGAAAAGATATAGTCTTGACTTATAATGGCTCAGGACTGCTTAAAACAGAAGTTAGCGAATATGTGGTTGACACGGTCTGTAATGAAAGCGATAACAGGAAGGGAATCACAGGGCGAAAAACTGAGGGCAAATGTGTTTTTACCGTTTCCAATGATGAAATTGAGAACAGAACATGCACTGAAGCGGATGGACGGAAAAACCTGGCTAGGGTTGAATTAAGTACTAACGATATTCGGCGAGAAAGCTATGAAAGGAATGCAAGTCATGCCATGGATAATGCGCAAGGATTTGGGGCGAACTCTCAGAACACAGGAACAACTGAACACAGGTCTGAAAATGACAAGAAACACGTTCGTGACACAGTTAAAGACGCACACAGAGTGGGAACTAATAACGCGTATGTATTTTCCACTTGCAGTGGTCGTGTGGTTGATCATTCTTTGCTCGCGAATGATTTGGAACACGTGGACATGGAAATCTCTGATGAAGAACAGCTCGAAGATACAGGCAATTCGACTGCTTGTTTTTCTGCAGAAGATAAGGGAAAATTCCATGATGCCTCAACACCTTATTCGGCACATAGTAGTTCCACTTGGAAAAGCAATGGATGTCATGTACTAACTCCTCCCAAAGACGAATCTTCGCCTTACTCCCCAAGTCATCCGACCAATGCAAGTGAAGGCGATTTAGAACACAGTAATCCTGTAAAACAGTTGTGTTACGATGAAGAATCGACGGGGCGTGGTGATATTTCTGAGGCGAGAAAAGATGACAATTGTGCGACTAGTAAAGTCAGAAATGACAGTAAAACAATTACAACAGTATCACAACAGGTGACTTTTGGAGACGACAGTGTTAGTACAACGATTTCCAATAAAATATCTAGGTTATCAGTTCTTGAATATACTCACCTTCGCCCTTTGTCTCTGACTAAACAGGCGCATCATCAAGCAATAACTTATGGTAACTGTGTCGAAGGTCATGTCGGAATAACTGGAGCTTGCGTAGATGCTGTTCCTACAAATAATGATGTCCGTGATACTTCGAACCCAAGGAAAACGGAAGGCTCACCATCTCGGACTCCAGAGCCCTCTCTAAATGAACCTGCAATAACGTATTCTACCAATTCTAAAACTGTCTCTCAATCGTCGTGTCTTGGCGAGCCTGTCGGAAAGCACACTAAATTTGAGGAGAGGTCCGGTTGCGACTTAATGCATAGCGAACGCTTAACAGTTCCGGAAACGAAAGAACGGTATGTTGAGAAAACTGCTGGTCATTATATTAGACCGTTGTTGACGGAATCTTTTGACAGCCATGATGCAACATTAACACACACAAACGAAGCTACTAAAGGTGATGCCCGAGATGAAACCTGCAACGTAAACGCTGAATCAGAAGTCAACAGTGTAGGAAGACGTGCGACTGCAGGTAAGCGATTGTATGGTATCGATCCTGGCGCTTTGGATTCCGTCGATACCTCCACCGATATTGACGCTGAGGTAATAGACAGTACTGACTACCAGAAAGGTGAGCAACATGAATTGGGTGGAAGAATCGCGATACCCAGTGTGCACAACAACCCTCTTGTCACTGACTGTGCGCCCTCAAATTGTCGAAATACACGTAACAAAGACTGTAACTTGGGTACCAAAGCCATGAATTCGCCATCAAGTATACGTCGAGACGAAAATGACACTTGTACATTTCTTCGTTCGAGTTCAGTTGCCAGCACCGAGGCTAATCAGATACCTTCCCGTGACTTTGAAAAGACTGTAGGTAAAGCAATAAACAGCAACACAGTCGAAAGGAACTACAGAGAAGTTTCTTCCCCTTCAATTCCGTCTATTagggaaaaagaaaattctGTCTCAAAAGCACTTTGGCCTGAAGGACAAAAAGAATCGCACTGTTCGTATGCCGCTGGTGATGCAAAAGCTGTTAGTAAACATGTCAACTGTGGACCAGATAAGATTGAAATGACATCTGACGTTGAAGGGAAGAGGCCTTCATCATCTGGACTAAGTATTAGTGTTTATCAGGATAGTGGCAAACAATCTTCTTTGCTACAGAATAGTGGGAAGATTGATATTGCAGTTAATGACGATAAACGCGTGAAGAACCAATGCCATGTGGATAAACAGAGTATTGACAACACTCGTTTAGGTGACACGAACGAAGGGGTACAAATGCCGACCAATTTGCCTCTTCCCGTCTCTGGGGAGAGGCCTCGTGTCAGGGTTTCATCGATTAGAGCGTCACGCCCTTGCAAGGCACGATCTAAACCCCCCAAGCTTATCATACCGGGTAAGAAAATGGCCGAGAGAGAAAGCCACGGCCCTGgtgaaacatcaaaacgtgTGTCAACAAGCGCATTCGCCAGTACAAACTTGGAATTAGATCACGGAATTGAAGGCTATTCACCCTATGAAACTGACTCGGTTGCGCCGGAAGAGTTTAAAGGGATTAAAGCAAACAACGAATTGTCTTCTAAGAGCAGTAGTAGTAATGATGCTAAAGAAGGTCAGCTTTGGCAAAGTGACGTTAACCCGACCGCAACCAGAAATATGTCAGTTTTATTGACACCTCTCACCGAGACCGTTGACAACACCAGCACGGAGAACCAGAGAGGAAAGGGGGTTTCCATGGATAATAAATGGACTGACAAAGGAAATAAAAGTGAATGGATAGAAAATAAAGTGGAGCAGCTACGGAAGAAGAAAGAGCAGATAGAACAA GTGTACAGGAAAGATTGTCAAACTGTTGTCTCTGTGGTCAAGATGTTAGTGAG CAAGGATCCAAGATTGGAAGGTGTGTTGCAGAATGCTGTTCGGCGTAGTTTGCAAGACATGGGACAGAGATGCGTGCAAGAACTGGAGAGAGAGTATCGTCCAGTTTCATGA
- the LOC138056752 gene encoding uncharacterized protein isoform X2 yields the protein MDYFQERVGECVVQMTSLSKDKDGFFVVLKFKTAAIAESVLERYHGKYIFGNRVALSYWRAPRNRHSRSLRPQKRDWSPEKTELCDGHRNNTRYSRGTNSLTEQSKSREILANEDNSSRCDYQDHSFVKIYDEREKLGHETECLLEPWEDDNPGEGYNKDNWDYYDFDYAGGSTDLSERKYEGDEDSWYQHSHSAREECEINDSTAYVNEMDSILYKTPYPEADGDSEFCREPYLDRLREECYDMYPEQTVHRTEDDCARKRYSDAEHNSLGSQNNIQGDFLEKFPSYEQTNQWPHWEGLSRGSPPRRTVSDPEAPRDTYDQFLQEKEMTEERYSWNKSTDESSRNTRTSSGERPASDEWVNQSNEGRGYRGVPGKNFGLSDYHSMTDLARNRSLSPRPQSSRTLLERTCSDNDNNKDGVRRSHSPAANRLTSVFVSHRSSSSELSSDYSRYDSSPHRDIPSYSCNKRRSATTQRAIYNHTTSKRHIHAEQRKKDIKRLSRRREGSLRHSLMLNQQRRHFSSHLRGNIREKGTRHASLERKKRNSSGDFKNSTKSHRSTESSSPPSVSRRKRNHDDDDDDEKSKKDVSTAKKRRKTNHRPVDQSETSSRKSENTRKVGMKTTNKGKRQSCEKQKRDIAKPTDKESEKSNTRRTDRLLSDLAASLAEDNISLKRPDPSPVVSKESSLDGVVFYKGKGSKGAESPFPLSKDDSVNHIKRDTEEASQGNVSVNMDTTTVLGVSSLEGNSVEDVEVSKECHDSVKLPRENLLDEKQGTPSAEGVLVTVNPSSQDCFLTAGDKDGAFVKDQIERFDNADLSAIEASNNRSDMTFVTQLEEANREDENFHVDMEFSSDDTSPNGVPTGEMFRFPNKFNNTGNCVGKDIVLTYNGSGLLKTEVSEYVVDTVCNESDNRKGITGRKTEGKCVFTVSNDEIENRTCTEADGRKNLARVELSTNDIRRESYERNASHAMDNAQGFGANSQNTGTTEHRSENDKKHVRDTVKDAHRVGTNNAYVFSTCSGRVVDHSLLANDLEHVDMEISDEEQLEDTGNSTACFSAEDKGKFHDASTPYSAHSSSTWKSNGCHVLTPPKDESSPYSPSHPTNASEGDLEHSNPVKQLCYDEESTGRGDISEARKDDNCATSKVRNDSKTITTVSQQVTFGDDSVSTTISNKISRLSVLEYTHLRPLSLTKQAHHQAITYGNCVEGHVGITGACVDAVPTNNDVRDTSNPRKTEGSPSRTPEPSLNEPAITYSTNSKTVSQSSCLGEPVGKHTKFEERSGCDLMHSERLTVPETKERYVEKTAGHYIRPLLTESFDSHDATLTHTNEATKGDARDETCNVNAESEVNSVGRRATAGKRLYGIDPGALDSVDTSTDIDAEVIDSTDYQKGEQHELGGRIAIPSVHNNPLVTDCAPSNCRNTRNKDCNLGTKAMNSPSSIRRDENDTCTFLRSSSVASTEANQIPSRDFEKTVGKAINSNTVERNYREVSSPSIPSIREKENSVSKALWPEGQKESHCSYAAGDAKAVSKHVNCGPDKIEMTSDVEGKRPSSSGLSISVYQDSGKQSSLLQNSGKIDIAVNDDKRVKNQCHVDKQSIDNTRLGDTNEGVQMPTNLPLPVSGERPRVRVSSIRASRPCKARSKPPKLIIPGKKMAERESHGPGETSKRVSTSAFASTNLELDHGIEGYSPYETDSVAPEEFKGIKANNELSSKSSSSNDAKEGQLWQSDVNPTATRNMSVLLTPLTETVDNTSTENQRGKGVSMDNKWTDKGNKSEWIENKVEQLRKKKEQIEQVYRKDCQTVVSVVKMLVSKDPRLEGVLQNAVRRSLQDMGQRCVQELEREYRPVS from the exons AT GGATTACTTTCAAGAAAGAGTAGGAGAATGTGTTGTACAAATGACTTCTCTCTCCAAGGACAAAGACGGCTTCTTCGTTGTACTTAAGTTTAAAACTGCAGCCATCGCTGAGAGTGTTTTGGAAAG ATACCATGGAAAGTACATTTTTGGAAACAGAGTGGCATTAAGTTATTGGAGAGCTCCAAGGAATAGACACTCAAGAAGTTTAAGGCCGCAGAAGCGTGATTGGTCCCCTGAGAAAACAGAACTTTGTGACGGTCACAGAAATAACACAAGATACTCCAGAGGCACGAATTCACTGACTGAACAGTCAAAATCAAGAGAAATTTTGGCTAATGAAGACAACAGTAGTCGGTGTGATTATCAAGATCACAGTTTTGTGAAGATATATGATGAAAGAGAGAAATTGGGCCATGAAACAGAATGTTTACTAGAACCTTGGGAAGATGATAACCCTGGGGAAGGATATAACAAAGATAACTGGGATTATTATGATTTTGATTATGCTGGTGGAAGCACAGATCTCTctgaaagaaaatatgaaggAGACGAG GATTCCTGGTATCAGCACAGCCACAGTGCAAGAGAAGAATGTGAAATTAATGATAGTACAGCCTATGTAAATGAAATGGACAGCATATTGTACAAGACCCCTTATCCTGAAGCTGATGGTGACAGTGAGTTTTGCAGAGAACCATATCTGGACAGATTGAGGGAAGAGTGTTATGATATGTACCCTGAACAAACAGTCCATAGAACCGAGGATGACTGTGCAAGGAAGCGGTACAGTGATGCAGAACACAATTCACTAGGCTCtcaaaacaatattcaag GGGATTTTTTAGAGAAGTTTCCATCCTATGAACAGACGAATCAATGGCCACATTGGGAAGGTCTTTCCCGTGGTAGCCCCCCAAGGAGGACCGTTTCTGATCCTGAAGCTCCTCGTGACACGTATGACCAGTTTTTACAGGAAAAGGAGATGACAGAAGAAAGATACAGCTGGAACAAGAGCACAGATGAATCTTCCAGAAACACTAGAACTTCGTCTGGTGAAAGACCCGCATCAGATGAATGGGTGAATCAGAGTAATGAAGGAAGAGGGTACCGTGGCGTCCCTGGAAAGAATTTCGGGTTGTCAGACTACCACAGTATGACTGACTTGGCCAGGAACCGGAGcctttcccctcgacctcaaagCAGCAGAACACTCTTGGAGAGAACATGCAGtgacaatgacaacaacaaggatGGTGTTCGCCGCAGTCATTCGCCTGCAGCAAATAGACTCACTTCGGTTTTTGTTAGCCACAGGAGTTCATCAAGTGAGCTAAGCTCTGATTATTCACGTTATGATTCATCTCCACATAGGGATATCCCAAGTTATTCTTGTAATAAGCGGAGGTCAGCAACAACGCAAAGAGCAATTTACAACCATACGACAAGTAAAAGACACATTCATGCAGAACAACGTAAGAAAGACATTAAGCGCCTAAGCAGAAGAAGAGAGGGCAGTCTTCGCCATTCTTTGATGTTGAACCAACAGAGGAGACACTTTTCATCACACCTAAGGGGCAACATAAGGGAAAAGGGAACAAGGCATGCTTCGTTAGAAAGGAAGAAGAGAAATTCCTCGGGTGACTTCAAGAATTCAACGAAGTCGCATAGGTCTACTGAGTCCAGTTCCCCACCTTCGGTTAGTCGAAGGAAGCgaaatcatgatgatgatgatgatgatgagaagAGCAAGAAAGATGTttcaacagcaaaaaaga GAAGGAAGACCAATCATCGACCTGTTGATCAGTCTGAGACTTCAAGCCGAAAAAGTGAAAATACGCGGAAAGTGGGGATGAAGACAACAAATAAGGGAAAGAGGCAGTCTTGTGAGAAACAGAAGAGAGACATAGCCAAG CCTACAGACAAAGAATCGGAAAAATCCAACACAAGAAGAACGGATCGTCTTTTAAGTGATCTTGCTGCGTCTTTAGCAGAAGATAATATTTCATTGAAGAGACCTGACCCAAGCCCAGTTGTTTCAAAAGAGAGTTCACTGGACGGTGTTGTCTTTTACAAAGGAAAGGGTTCAAAAGGCGCAGAAAGTCCTTTTCCTTTATCAAAGGATGACAGCGTGAACCATATAAAACGGGATACTGAGGAGGCATCTCAAGGGAATGTCTCAGTTAACATGGACACAACGACTGTGTTGGGAGTTTCTTCACTCGAAGGCAATTCAGTTGAAGACGTAGAAGTTTCCAAGGAATGTCATGACAGCGTTAAGTTGCCCCGGGAGAATTTATTGGATGAAAAGCAAGGCACACCTTCTGCTGAAGGTGTACTGGTAACTGTAAACCCTTCCTCACAAGATTGCTTCTTAACCGCTGGTGACAAGGACGGTGCTTTTGTGAAAGACCAGATAGAGAGGTTTGATAATGCGGATTTAAGTGCAATTGAAGCTTCAAATAACAGAAGTGATATGACCTTTGTTACGCAACTGGAAGAAGCCAACAGAGAAGACGAAAATTTCCACGTTGATATGGAATTCTCCTCTGATGATACATCGCCAAATGGTGTGCCCACGGGAGAAATGTTTCGTTTTCCAAACAAGTTCAATAACACTGGAAACTGCGTAGGAAAAGATATAGTCTTGACTTATAATGGCTCAGGACTGCTTAAAACAGAAGTTAGCGAATATGTGGTTGACACGGTCTGTAATGAAAGCGATAACAGGAAGGGAATCACAGGGCGAAAAACTGAGGGCAAATGTGTTTTTACCGTTTCCAATGATGAAATTGAGAACAGAACATGCACTGAAGCGGATGGACGGAAAAACCTGGCTAGGGTTGAATTAAGTACTAACGATATTCGGCGAGAAAGCTATGAAAGGAATGCAAGTCATGCCATGGATAATGCGCAAGGATTTGGGGCGAACTCTCAGAACACAGGAACAACTGAACACAGGTCTGAAAATGACAAGAAACACGTTCGTGACACAGTTAAAGACGCACACAGAGTGGGAACTAATAACGCGTATGTATTTTCCACTTGCAGTGGTCGTGTGGTTGATCATTCTTTGCTCGCGAATGATTTGGAACACGTGGACATGGAAATCTCTGATGAAGAACAGCTCGAAGATACAGGCAATTCGACTGCTTGTTTTTCTGCAGAAGATAAGGGAAAATTCCATGATGCCTCAACACCTTATTCGGCACATAGTAGTTCCACTTGGAAAAGCAATGGATGTCATGTACTAACTCCTCCCAAAGACGAATCTTCGCCTTACTCCCCAAGTCATCCGACCAATGCAAGTGAAGGCGATTTAGAACACAGTAATCCTGTAAAACAGTTGTGTTACGATGAAGAATCGACGGGGCGTGGTGATATTTCTGAGGCGAGAAAAGATGACAATTGTGCGACTAGTAAAGTCAGAAATGACAGTAAAACAATTACAACAGTATCACAACAGGTGACTTTTGGAGACGACAGTGTTAGTACAACGATTTCCAATAAAATATCTAGGTTATCAGTTCTTGAATATACTCACCTTCGCCCTTTGTCTCTGACTAAACAGGCGCATCATCAAGCAATAACTTATGGTAACTGTGTCGAAGGTCATGTCGGAATAACTGGAGCTTGCGTAGATGCTGTTCCTACAAATAATGATGTCCGTGATACTTCGAACCCAAGGAAAACGGAAGGCTCACCATCTCGGACTCCAGAGCCCTCTCTAAATGAACCTGCAATAACGTATTCTACCAATTCTAAAACTGTCTCTCAATCGTCGTGTCTTGGCGAGCCTGTCGGAAAGCACACTAAATTTGAGGAGAGGTCCGGTTGCGACTTAATGCATAGCGAACGCTTAACAGTTCCGGAAACGAAAGAACGGTATGTTGAGAAAACTGCTGGTCATTATATTAGACCGTTGTTGACGGAATCTTTTGACAGCCATGATGCAACATTAACACACACAAACGAAGCTACTAAAGGTGATGCCCGAGATGAAACCTGCAACGTAAACGCTGAATCAGAAGTCAACAGTGTAGGAAGACGTGCGACTGCAGGTAAGCGATTGTATGGTATCGATCCTGGCGCTTTGGATTCCGTCGATACCTCCACCGATATTGACGCTGAGGTAATAGACAGTACTGACTACCAGAAAGGTGAGCAACATGAATTGGGTGGAAGAATCGCGATACCCAGTGTGCACAACAACCCTCTTGTCACTGACTGTGCGCCCTCAAATTGTCGAAATACACGTAACAAAGACTGTAACTTGGGTACCAAAGCCATGAATTCGCCATCAAGTATACGTCGAGACGAAAATGACACTTGTACATTTCTTCGTTCGAGTTCAGTTGCCAGCACCGAGGCTAATCAGATACCTTCCCGTGACTTTGAAAAGACTGTAGGTAAAGCAATAAACAGCAACACAGTCGAAAGGAACTACAGAGAAGTTTCTTCCCCTTCAATTCCGTCTATTagggaaaaagaaaattctGTCTCAAAAGCACTTTGGCCTGAAGGACAAAAAGAATCGCACTGTTCGTATGCCGCTGGTGATGCAAAAGCTGTTAGTAAACATGTCAACTGTGGACCAGATAAGATTGAAATGACATCTGACGTTGAAGGGAAGAGGCCTTCATCATCTGGACTAAGTATTAGTGTTTATCAGGATAGTGGCAAACAATCTTCTTTGCTACAGAATAGTGGGAAGATTGATATTGCAGTTAATGACGATAAACGCGTGAAGAACCAATGCCATGTGGATAAACAGAGTATTGACAACACTCGTTTAGGTGACACGAACGAAGGGGTACAAATGCCGACCAATTTGCCTCTTCCCGTCTCTGGGGAGAGGCCTCGTGTCAGGGTTTCATCGATTAGAGCGTCACGCCCTTGCAAGGCACGATCTAAACCCCCCAAGCTTATCATACCGGGTAAGAAAATGGCCGAGAGAGAAAGCCACGGCCCTGgtgaaacatcaaaacgtgTGTCAACAAGCGCATTCGCCAGTACAAACTTGGAATTAGATCACGGAATTGAAGGCTATTCACCCTATGAAACTGACTCGGTTGCGCCGGAAGAGTTTAAAGGGATTAAAGCAAACAACGAATTGTCTTCTAAGAGCAGTAGTAGTAATGATGCTAAAGAAGGTCAGCTTTGGCAAAGTGACGTTAACCCGACCGCAACCAGAAATATGTCAGTTTTATTGACACCTCTCACCGAGACCGTTGACAACACCAGCACGGAGAACCAGAGAGGAAAGGGGGTTTCCATGGATAATAAATGGACTGACAAAGGAAATAAAAGTGAATGGATAGAAAATAAAGTGGAGCAGCTACGGAAGAAGAAAGAGCAGATAGAACAA GTGTACAGGAAAGATTGTCAAACTGTTGTCTCTGTGGTCAAGATGTTAGTGAG CAAGGATCCAAGATTGGAAGGTGTGTTGCAGAATGCTGTTCGGCGTAGTTTGCAAGACATGGGACAGAGATGCGTGCAAGAACTGGAGAGAGAGTATCGTCCAGTTTCATGA